The following coding sequences are from one Mus pahari chromosome X, PAHARI_EIJ_v1.1, whole genome shotgun sequence window:
- the Alas2 gene encoding 5-aminolevulinate synthase, erythroid-specific, mitochondrial isoform X1: MVAAAMLLRSCPVLSQGTTGLLGKVAKTYQFLFSIGRCPILATQGPTCSQIHLKATKAGGDSPSWAKSHCPFMLSELQDGKSKIVQRAAPEVQEDVKTFKTDLLSSMESTTRSHSLPSFQDPEQTEGAAPHLIQNNMTGSQAFGYDQFFRDKIMEKKQDHTYRVFKTVNRWANAYPFAQHFSEASMDSKDVSVWCSNDYLGISRHPRVLQAIQETLKNHGAGAGGTRNISGTSKFHVELEQELAELHQKDSALLFSSCFVANDSTLFTLAKLLPGCEIYSDAGNHASMIQGIRNSGAAKFVFRHNDPGHLKKLLEKSDPKTPKIVAFETVHSMDGAICPLEELCDVAHQYGALTFVDEVHAVGLYGARGAGIGERDGIMHKLDIISGTLGKAFGCVGGYIASTRDLVDMVRSYAAGFIFTTSLPPMVLSGALESVRLLKGEEGQVLRRAHQRNVKHMRQLLMDRGFPVIPCPSHIIPIRVGNAALNSKICDLLLSKHSIYVQAINYPTVPRGEELLRLAPSPHHSPQMMENFAEKLLLAWTEVGLPLQDVSVAACNFCHRPVHFELMSEWERSYFGNMGPQYVTTYA; encoded by the exons ATGGTGGCAGCAGCTATGTTGCTACGGTCCTGTCCCGTGCTCTCTCAGGGCACCACAGGCCTCCTAGGCAAAGTGGCTAAAACCTACCAGTTCCTATTTAGTATTGGACGCTGCCCCATCCTGGCCACTCAAGGACCAACCTGTTCTCAAATCCATCTTAAGGCAACCAAGGCTGGAGGAG ACTCTCCATCTTGGGCTAAGAGCCATTGTCCTTTCATGCTGTCAGAACTCCAAGACGGGAAGAGCAAGATTGTGCAGAGGGCAGCTCCAGAAGTCCAAGAGGATGTCAAGACTTTCAAGACAG ACCTGCTGAGCTCCATGGAGTCAACCACCCGAAGTCATTCATTGCCTAGTTTCCAGGATCCAGAGCAGACTGAAGGGGCAGCTCCCCACCTGATTCAGAACAATATGACTG GAAGCCAGGCTTTTGGTTATGACCAATTTTTCAGAGACAAGATCATGGAGAAGAAACAGGACCACACCTACCGTGTGTTCAAGACTGTGAATCGCTGGGCTAATGCCTACCCCTTTGCCCAACACTTCTCTGAGGCATCTATGGACTCAAAGGATGTTTCTGTTTGGTGTAGTAATGACTATTTGGGCATAAGCAGACACCCTCGTGTCTTGCAGGCCATACA GGAGACCCTGAAGAAtcatggagctggagctgggggcACTCGCAATATCTCAGGTACCAGCAAGTTTCATGTGGAGCTTGAACAGGAGCTGGCTGAACTACACCAGAAAGACTCAGCTCTGCTCTTCTCctcctgttttgtggccaatgaTTCTACTCTCTTTACACTGGCCAAGCTTCTGCCAG GATGTGAGATCTACTCAGATGCAGGCAATCATGCCTCCATGATCCAAGGCATTCGAAACAGTGGTGCAGCCAAGTTTGTCTTCAGACATAATGACCCAGGCCACCTGAAGAAACTTCTGGAGAAGTCTGATCCCAAGACACCAAAAATTGTGGCTTTTGAGACTGTTCATTCCATGGATG GTGCCATTTGTCCTCTGGAGGAATTGTGTGATGTAGCCCACCAGTATGGGGCCCTGACCTTTGTGGATGAAGTCCATGCTGTAGGACTGTATGGAGCCCGGGGTGCAGGGATCGGGGAGCGTGACGGAATTATGCACAAGCTTGACATCATCTCTGGAACTCTTG GCAAGGCCTTTGGCTGTGTCGGTGGCTATATAGCCAGCACTCGGGACTTGGTGGACATGGTACGCTCCTATGCTGCAGGCTTCATCTTTACCACTTCACTGCCTCCCATGGTGCTCTCTGGGGCTCTAGAATCTGTGCGCCTACTCAAGGGAGAGGAGGGTCAAGTCCTGAGGCGGGCACACCAGCGCAACGTCAAACACATGCGCCAGCTACTAATGGACAGGGGCTTTCCTGTTATACCCTGTCCCAGCCACATCATCCCCATCAGG GTGGGCAATGCAGCACTCAACAGCAAGATCTGTGATCTTCTGCTCTCCAAGCACAGCATCTATGTGCAGGCCATCAACTACCCAACTGTGCCTCGTGGTGAGGAGCTACTGCGCTtggccccctccccccaccacagcCCTCAGATGATGGAAAACTTTGCGG aGAAGCTGCTGCTGGCCTGGACTGAGGTGGGGCTGCCCCTCCAAGACGTGTCTGTGGCTGCGTGCAACTTCTGTCATCGTCCTGTGCACTTTGAACTTATGAGCGAGTGGGAGAGATCCTACTTTGGGAACATGGGACCCCAATATGTTACCACCTATGCTTAA
- the Alas2 gene encoding 5-aminolevulinate synthase, erythroid-specific, mitochondrial isoform X2: protein MVAAAMLLRSCPVLSQGTTGLLGKVAKTYQFLFSIGRCPILATQGPTCSQIHLKATKAGGELQDGKSKIVQRAAPEVQEDVKTFKTDLLSSMESTTRSHSLPSFQDPEQTEGAAPHLIQNNMTGSQAFGYDQFFRDKIMEKKQDHTYRVFKTVNRWANAYPFAQHFSEASMDSKDVSVWCSNDYLGISRHPRVLQAIQETLKNHGAGAGGTRNISGTSKFHVELEQELAELHQKDSALLFSSCFVANDSTLFTLAKLLPGCEIYSDAGNHASMIQGIRNSGAAKFVFRHNDPGHLKKLLEKSDPKTPKIVAFETVHSMDGAICPLEELCDVAHQYGALTFVDEVHAVGLYGARGAGIGERDGIMHKLDIISGTLGKAFGCVGGYIASTRDLVDMVRSYAAGFIFTTSLPPMVLSGALESVRLLKGEEGQVLRRAHQRNVKHMRQLLMDRGFPVIPCPSHIIPIRVGNAALNSKICDLLLSKHSIYVQAINYPTVPRGEELLRLAPSPHHSPQMMENFAEKLLLAWTEVGLPLQDVSVAACNFCHRPVHFELMSEWERSYFGNMGPQYVTTYA from the exons ATGGTGGCAGCAGCTATGTTGCTACGGTCCTGTCCCGTGCTCTCTCAGGGCACCACAGGCCTCCTAGGCAAAGTGGCTAAAACCTACCAGTTCCTATTTAGTATTGGACGCTGCCCCATCCTGGCCACTCAAGGACCAACCTGTTCTCAAATCCATCTTAAGGCAACCAAGGCTGGAGGAG AACTCCAAGACGGGAAGAGCAAGATTGTGCAGAGGGCAGCTCCAGAAGTCCAAGAGGATGTCAAGACTTTCAAGACAG ACCTGCTGAGCTCCATGGAGTCAACCACCCGAAGTCATTCATTGCCTAGTTTCCAGGATCCAGAGCAGACTGAAGGGGCAGCTCCCCACCTGATTCAGAACAATATGACTG GAAGCCAGGCTTTTGGTTATGACCAATTTTTCAGAGACAAGATCATGGAGAAGAAACAGGACCACACCTACCGTGTGTTCAAGACTGTGAATCGCTGGGCTAATGCCTACCCCTTTGCCCAACACTTCTCTGAGGCATCTATGGACTCAAAGGATGTTTCTGTTTGGTGTAGTAATGACTATTTGGGCATAAGCAGACACCCTCGTGTCTTGCAGGCCATACA GGAGACCCTGAAGAAtcatggagctggagctgggggcACTCGCAATATCTCAGGTACCAGCAAGTTTCATGTGGAGCTTGAACAGGAGCTGGCTGAACTACACCAGAAAGACTCAGCTCTGCTCTTCTCctcctgttttgtggccaatgaTTCTACTCTCTTTACACTGGCCAAGCTTCTGCCAG GATGTGAGATCTACTCAGATGCAGGCAATCATGCCTCCATGATCCAAGGCATTCGAAACAGTGGTGCAGCCAAGTTTGTCTTCAGACATAATGACCCAGGCCACCTGAAGAAACTTCTGGAGAAGTCTGATCCCAAGACACCAAAAATTGTGGCTTTTGAGACTGTTCATTCCATGGATG GTGCCATTTGTCCTCTGGAGGAATTGTGTGATGTAGCCCACCAGTATGGGGCCCTGACCTTTGTGGATGAAGTCCATGCTGTAGGACTGTATGGAGCCCGGGGTGCAGGGATCGGGGAGCGTGACGGAATTATGCACAAGCTTGACATCATCTCTGGAACTCTTG GCAAGGCCTTTGGCTGTGTCGGTGGCTATATAGCCAGCACTCGGGACTTGGTGGACATGGTACGCTCCTATGCTGCAGGCTTCATCTTTACCACTTCACTGCCTCCCATGGTGCTCTCTGGGGCTCTAGAATCTGTGCGCCTACTCAAGGGAGAGGAGGGTCAAGTCCTGAGGCGGGCACACCAGCGCAACGTCAAACACATGCGCCAGCTACTAATGGACAGGGGCTTTCCTGTTATACCCTGTCCCAGCCACATCATCCCCATCAGG GTGGGCAATGCAGCACTCAACAGCAAGATCTGTGATCTTCTGCTCTCCAAGCACAGCATCTATGTGCAGGCCATCAACTACCCAACTGTGCCTCGTGGTGAGGAGCTACTGCGCTtggccccctccccccaccacagcCCTCAGATGATGGAAAACTTTGCGG aGAAGCTGCTGCTGGCCTGGACTGAGGTGGGGCTGCCCCTCCAAGACGTGTCTGTGGCTGCGTGCAACTTCTGTCATCGTCCTGTGCACTTTGAACTTATGAGCGAGTGGGAGAGATCCTACTTTGGGAACATGGGACCCCAATATGTTACCACCTATGCTTAA